The genomic region AGAAATTAAAAGAAGGTATAAGATTAGAAGATTATAACTTATATATGGGAATTTTCCGTGGCACAGTGTTAGGGGTATATGCTAACAAACCTAGTGAAATAAAACCACCATTGTTTATTTTCCCTAATTTAGTTGTTAAAGCAGATTTAATTTATCTGTTAAATGAAGAACCGCCTTTTAATACAATGGAAAAAATGTTAGATTTAATTGAGTCCTATACCCGATAGTAAAATAGGGAGATTGCTTTTGTTTACAAACTAAGGGAGATTTATCTTAAAAAAGGGATAAATCTCCCTTTTTTCTTGCGGGAAACATAAGTTTGGTATAGAATAAATGGAGAGGTGATTTAAATGAGAATAATGGGGATCGACCCTGGTTTAGCTATAGTTGGTTTTGGAATTATCGATATAGATGGTAGAAAAGTTAAAGTAGTAGATTATGGTACGGTACAAACTGACAGTTCCTTAAGTTATACCGATAGATTACTTTGTGTAGGGAATTCACTGGAAAAAATATTAAAAATTTATCAGCCCGATGCTGTAGCAATAGAAGAATTGTTTTTTAATAAGAACTCGAAAACAGCCTTTGCCATCAGTCAAGTTAGGGGAGTTATTATTTACACTGTATTAAAAAAGAAAATTCCCCTTTTTGAATATACTCCTTTACAAGTTAAGCAAGGAGTTGTAGGATATGGAAGGGCTACTAAAAATCAAGTACAGTTAATGGTTAAAACCCTCTTAAACTTAAAGGAGATTCCCAAACCCGATGATGCTGCAGACGGATTGGCCGTTGCTTTATGCCATAAGAATTTTTTAAACTTAAACAGTATAACTTTACAGGGAGTGATTAAATGATAGCCTTTGTTCGAGGTACTTTATTAGAAATAGAAGGAGATAGTGTTGTTATAGATTGTGGAGGGTTGGGGTACCGAATATATACCCCTACAACGACAATAAGTCAACAAATAGGGGATGAATTATTATTACATACCTATCAATTAGTTAGGGAAGATGATATCTCTTTATATGGTTTTGTAGATAAACAACAACTTAATATATTTAAAAAATGTATTTCTGTTTCAGGAATTGGTCCTAAAAGTGCTTTAGGTATTTTAAATGGACTTAAAATTGACCAAATTTATCATGGTATTCACAGAGAAGATTATAGCATTTTTACTAAAATATCCGGTATTGGTAAAAAGACAGCCCAACGTTTAGTATTAGAATTAAAGGATAAAATTAAAATTGAATTAGAAAATCTTCAAAACCTAGAAACTATAAAAAATGTAGGAGATGATAATAAATTCAACAACCTGCTATTAGATCAAGTAATAGATGCATTACTAAGTTTAGGATATAAACGAAAAGAAGTAGAAGATTCCGTAAAAAGGGTAATCACTTCAGGAGAAAGGGATATTAGTGTTATAATTAAAGAAGTACTTAAAGAAAAAGGTTTAGGGAGGTAAAGAATTTGGAAGGAAGGATTGTTTCAGCCAATATCCAACGGGAAGATATAGATAATAATACAGAACTATCCCTAAGACCTAAAGGATTAGCAGAATATATAGGTCAAAACAAAGTTAAGGAAAATTTAGCTATATTTATTCAAGCAGCTAAGGCTAGGAAAGAAGCTTTAGATCATGTTTTGCTGTACGGTCCCCCTGGTTTAGGGAAAACCACATTGGCTAATATCATTGCAAATGAAATGGGAGCAGGATTTAAGGTTACTTCAGGGCCAACCATTGAAAGGGCAGGGGATTTAGCGGCAATTCTCTCTAGTTTACAGCCCTATGATATACTCTTTATCGATGAAATTCATCGCTTAAATAGGGCAGTAGAAGAGGTGTTATACCCTGCCATGGAAGATTTTGCCTTAGATATTATGTTAGGTAAAGGGCCAGGAGCCCAATCAGTTAGAATTGAAATACCACCTTTTACTTTAGTGGGAGCAACTACTAGGGCAGGATCTTTATCATCTCCTTTAAGGGATAGATTTGGAGTAGTAAGTAAATTAGAATTTTATGATGAAGAACAGCTCAAGGAAATTGTGTTAAGGGCTAGTAAAATTTTAGGTGTACAAATCACCGATGATGGGGCTGGGGAAATAGCAAGGCGTTCAAGGGGAACCCCAAGAATAGCTAATAGAATCTTAAAAAGAGTTCGGGATTTTGCTCAAGTTAAAGGAGAAGGTGTTATTGATCTTAAAACAGCAAAGGAAGGCTTGAATTTATTGGAGATTGATGAATTAGGCCTTGATAAAACCGATAGAATTATTATTGATACTATTATCGAATGTTTTGGAGGAGGACCTGTAGGGGTAGAAAGTTTAGCTGCTACTATTAGTGAGGAAGTTAATACTATAGAAGACGTTTACGAACCTTTTTTACTTCAAATAGGTTTGATTAGTCGAACTCCAAGGGGTAGAATAGTAACAGCAAAAGGATATCAACACTTAGGGAAACTCCATAAATATAAACTTGAGGGTGGTGCCGATGAATAGTGGGAAATACCTTATCATTATAGGTGGTATAATTTTATTGTTAGGTATTTACCTTTATTTTGGGGGAAAACTTCCGCCTTTATTTAGATTGCCAGGAGATATTGTTTATAAAGGGGAAAACACTACTATTTTTATTCCAATAACAACTATGATTATAATTTCTTTGATATTAAATTTAATTCTAAAGATATTCAAATAATTTTATCCTATATATTATTAAGTAAAATTTTATGCAGGATTAAAGGAAATTATGTCGAATTTATTGAAGGATAGATGAAATACAGCAATAGAAAGAGGTAATATTATGGAATTAAAGGATTTTGATTTCTATTTACCAGAACATTTGATAGCACAACAGCCAACTAAAAAGCGGGATGAGTCCCGCCTGTTAGTCCTTTATAAAAAAGAGAAAAAAATAGAACACAAAAAATTTTTTCAGTGTATAGACTATTTAAATCCAGAAGATTTATTGATTTTTAATGATACAAAAGTATTACCGGCGAGACTGTTTGGGCAAAAAGAATCAGGAGCAAAGGTTGAAGTAATGCTATTAAATGAAGTGGGTCAAGGTAAATGGGAATGCTTAGCAAAGCCAGGGAAAAAGCTAAAGGTTGGGAGTAAAGTGGTGTTTCCCCTTGGTTTAGAAGGGGTAGTTGAAGGTGATACGGATTTTGGAGGGAAAAGAATCCAGTTTAATAAACATAGTGGAGAGTTTCTAGAAACTATTGATAAAATTGGGGAATTACCTTTACCACCATATATAAAGGAAAAACCAGAAGATTATAACCGTTATCAAACGGTTTATGCAAAAAAAGAGGGCGCTGTTGCTGCACCTACTGCAGGTCTTCACTTCACTGAAGAGCTTTTGAATAAAATTAGGGAAAAAGGAATACAAACGGCCTTTGTCACTTTACATGTAGGATTGGGAACTTTCCGACCTGTTCAAGTTGATAATATTTTAGAACACAAAATGCATAGTGAATTTTATTCACTCCCTCAGGAAACAGTTGAGGCCATAGAAAGATGTAAAAAAAATAATGGTAGAGTTATAGCAGTTGGTACAACAGTTGTAAGAACCTTAGAAACTGTAGGGAGTACTGAAGAAAAACTTAAAGCCAAGTCTGGGTGGACTGATATCTTTATCTATCCGGGATATAATTTTAAAGTAGTAGATGGATTGTTTACTAATTTTCATCTACCAAAAAGTACTTTAATTATGTTAGTCAGTGCTTTTGCGGGTAGAGAGACTACTTTATGGGCTTATGAACAAGCAGTGAAGGAAGGATATAGATTTTTTAGCTTTGGAGATAGTATGCTAATCATTTAATAGGAGGCGTTATAAGTGGCAGTAAAATATACATTATTAAAACAATGTCCAGATACAGGAGCTAGAGCAGGAATTCTTCATACACCCCATGGAGATATTGAAACACCTATATTTATGCCAGTAGGAACTTTAGCAACAGTAAAGACTATGGAACCTAAAGATTTAAAAGAAATAGGTGCTCAAATTATTTTAAGCAATACATACCATTTATACTTAAGACCTGGGCATCAATTAGTAGAAAAAGCCGGTGGTCTCCATAAATTTATGAACTGGGATAGACCTATCCTTACTGATAGTGGAGGTTTTCAGGTATTTAGCTTAGGGGATTTAAGGAAAATATCTGAAGAAGGGGTGGAATTTAGATCCCATCTAGACGGTTCTAAACATTTTTTTACCCCTGAAAAAGTAATGGAAATCCAAAATGCCTTAGGTTCTGATATAATTATGGCCTTTGATGAGTGTATACCTTACCCTGCTACCTATGAATATGCAAAGAATTCTTTGGAGAGAACTACAAGATGGCTAAAACGCTGTATCGCAGCCCATAAAAATCCCCACAGTCAAGCTTTATTTGGGATTATTCAAGGTGGGATGTATTTAGACTTAAGGACTCAAAGTGCTGAAGAAATATTAGCCCTTGATTTACCTGGCTATGCTGTAGGGGGGTTAAGTGTAGGAGAACCTAAAGAAGAGATGTATAAAGTTTTAGAACACACAGTACCTATGATGCCTAAGGATAAGCCCCGTTATTTAATGGGAGTAGGTTCTGACGATGCACTTCTTGAAGGGGTATATAGGGGTATAGATATGTTTGACTGTGTTTTACCAACTAGAATTGCTAGAAATGGTACTGCTATGACTAGCCATGGACGGGTAGTAGTGAGAAATGCAGCGTACAGTGAAGATTTTACTCCATTAGATCATAATTGTGATTGTTATGTTTGTCAAAACTTTACTAGGGCATATATCAGACATTTAGTAAAATGTAATGAAATTTTAGGATTAAAGTTAATTTCTTATCATAATCTCTACTATTTGTTAGATTTTATGAGGAAAATCCGTCAAAGTATTTTAGATGGAACCTTTCCTCAGTATTATAAAGAAAAAATAAAACTTATAAATGAAGGGAGAGAAAAACAATGCAAGGATTATTAGAAACATTAATAGGCTTTTCTCCATTAATCTTAGTCTTTGTGTTTTTCTGGTTTTTCTTAATTAGACCACAGAAAAAACAACAAGAACAACGACAAAAGATGTTAAATGAATTAAAAAAAGGTGATAAGATTATCACCATTGGTGGTATTTATGGGACAATTACAGAAATCAATGATAATAAGATAACAATTAGAATAGCAGATAAAGTTGAAGTTAAAGCAGAAAAATATGCAGTAGATAAAGTTCTTTAAGCATATTTCCCCTCTTTTATCATAAGTTTTATTAGATAAAAAAGAGGGGTGTTAAAAATGGCGAAATTTCGTAGATCGCGAAAAAAGAAAAACTATAAACCAGAAGGGAATGCTGGTATTAAAAGCTATCTTTTTGGTGTCGGTACCAGTATCTTAGTGACCTTTGTGTTGCTACTTGTATGGGCTTTAGTCTTATCAGTATCAACAATACCAGAAAGTAGTGGTGAGATTTTTGGTATATTTACTATAATTCTCAGTGTTTTTTCTGGTGGTTTTGTTTGTGCTATGAAACAGGGGAAAAATGGTTGGCTAAGTGGTGGTATTGTAGGCCTTATCTACTTTTTTGTAGTAATAATTATTATATCTAGCATTCCTTCCTTAAGTTTATCTTTATTTTCTTTAGTAAATCTCCTTCTTTCCTTTATAATAGGGGGAATAGGAGGAACCTTAGCTCTAAATTTGTAAAATTAGTAATAATTTCATGAAAAAAATGAAATAATAATTCTTTAATGGTGTTATAATAAAAATGCAAGATAAAAAAATCTTGCAAAGGAGGATTTTATGGCTAAAAGAAAGCACCTTATACCTGAAGCATCCAGTGTAATGGAACGTTTCAAGTATGAAACAGCAGAAGAGCTAGGTTTAGCCGATAAAGTCCGTAAAGTTGGTTGGAAAAACATGACATCTCGGGAATGTGGAATGGTTGGTGGCATGATGGTTAAAAAAATGATTGCTGCCATGGAAAAATTAAATGAAGAGAGATAGTCATGGAACCAGAAAAGAGGCTCATTTGAGCCTCTTTAAATTTTACCTATTTTAGTTGTTTCTTTAAATAAGGAGATATGTCGAGTATCATTGATACTATCATTTTTTATATGCATTTTATACCATAGGGCTAAAATATATATTGTCCAGAGTTTTCGACCGTAATCAGCTTTACCCTTTTGATGAATCTTAAATAATCTTTCAATATAATCAAGATTTATATATTTCCCAATACCACTAAGTTTAATAGTTTTTAATACTTCTTGCCCTTGTTTATCCCTTAAAAATTTAGCTATTGGAACAGGGAAACCTAACTTTTTCCTATTAACAATAAAATCTGGGACTATATCAGCTAAAGCTTCCCTTAAAATAGCTTTAGTTTGTGTTGGAGTTATGGAATATTCAGTGGGAATTTGACTGGCAACTTTAAAAACTTCAATATCTAAAAATGGAACCCTTAACTCTAAAGAATTTGCCATAGACATTTTGTCACCCTTTGTTAATATATCTCCTGGTAACCAAGTATAAATATCAATTATTTGCATCTGTTTTACAGGGTCTAAGTCTTTATAATCTTCATAAATATCTTTAACTAATTCAAAGGGGCCTTTATATGCTAAGTTTTTATTTACTAAAATATCTTTTACTTCATCGGTAAAGATTTTAGCATTTCCTAAAAATCTATGGGTTAAAGGAGTTGTTCCCCTTAACAAATAATTTTTACCATAAAAGTTAGGAAGGGGTTTAATTATTTTATTTAAGCCCTTTTTTAAACTATCAGGTAAAATTTCAAATCTTTTTAATGCTAAAGGTTCTTGGTAAATTCCATAACCAGCAAATAGCTCATCAGCACCTTCACCGGATAACACAACTTTTACTTTAGTAGATGCTAATTTAGAGACTAAGTAAAGGGCAATAGCAGAAGGATCAGCTACTGGTTCATCAATAAAGTGAATGAAATCAGGAATACTATTAAAATATTCTTCTTCTTTAATTACCCATTTATGGTGGATAGAATTTAAAAATTCAGCTGTTTGGGAAGAATAGATACACTCATTATTAGGTCCTTCAAAGCCTACAGAAAATGTATTAATCCGTCTAAATTTGCTCATTAAGCAAGCAATAGCGGTAGAATCAATACCTGATGATAAAAAACAACCTATTGGAACATCGCTTTGCATATGAACAGAAACAGAATCCAATAAAATTTCCTTAATTTCTTCTTTATATTCCTCTTTAGGTTTATCAACAGGATTAAATTGGGGTTTCCAGTATCTTTCAATTTTAACACCCTTTTTATTAATGATCATTAAATGACCAGGTAGAAGTTTTAAAATATTTTTGACCATTGTTTTTTCAAAGGGAACATATTGATAAGTTAAGTAATATGCTAAACTTTCCCCATCTAGCTCCCGAGAAGGAATAATGTCTAAGAGACTCTTTAATTCAGAAGAACAAGCAAATTTTTCTTCATCTACATAGTAATACAATGGTTTAATACCAAAGAAGTCCCTACCAACCAAAAACTCTTCTTTACTGCTATCATATAATATAAAGGCGAACATTCCCCTTAAGTGATGTACTAAATCTTTACCATATTCTTCATACAAGTGAATAATTGTCTCTGCATCCCCTTTTGTAGAAAAAACATGACCTTTTTTTATCAGTTTTTGTCTTAACTCTTTAAAGTTATAGATTTCTCCGTTACACAATAACTTTATTTTACCATTTTCGCTATATAAAGGTTGGTTAGCACCTTCAATATCGATAATTGACAAACGACGAAAACCTAAAGCAACCCCCTTATCTACATAAAAGCCATCACTATCTGGTCCACGATGAATCATTTTTTCTGCCATTTTCCTAATTAGATTATTTATATCGCCTGTTTGTTGATTAAAATAATATAATCCGTTTATGCCACACATTTTATTTCCCCCTTAAATTTAACTAGTCAATTTTATTCTTAAATTGTCCTTAAAATGAATTATTGCCCAAAATCTTTAAATAATAAGTTACCTAATAAACTTTTTTCATCACTTTAGTTTATTCATTAAATAAGAAAAAGCCACTATAACTTCATATATTCCCAATAAAAAGTTTAGGGAATAAGTCTAGCTGTCAGTGGGAATGATAAGAAGATATAGTGGGTAATATTAAAATATAAAGATCCCTATAACACCGAAACCAATTAACAACAGTACAGGGTGTTTTTTTGTAAAATGAAATATTAAAAATGCTCCTAAACAGATGGCCAAATTGTAAAATTGTAGAATTTCTACTCCAGTAGCCATTTTATAGGTTGCATATCCAATAAGGGCAATAACACCTGATACAATTCCCTTTAAAGCACCCTTTATTTGTGGTAGATGCTTAGTTTTATTGATAATATAGGCTAAAATAACCATAGCGATAAATGATGGTGTGACAACTCCTAAAGTAGCCACTATCGAACCTAAAACTCCAGCTGTTTTATAACCAATATAAGTTGCGGAGTTAATGGCAATAGGGCCTGGGGTCATTTCAGCCACTGCAATAATATCTAAAAACTCATTAGTTGTCAACCATCCTTGTATACCAATTATCTCCTTTTGAATTAAGGGAATCATGGCATATCCCCCACCGAAACTAATAATTCCAATTTTAAAAAAGGATAAGAAAATCTCTAATAACAGCACAGTTACTCACCCCTTACTTTTACAATATTTTTACTTAAAAATATTCCGCCGTAAAGGGCAGAGAATAAAATAATAAAAGCGGGATGAGTGGAAAAAAATATAAGGGATAAAGCTGAAAGGAAAAATAAAAACCAACTATGAATACCCTCTAACTTTTTAAACATATTAATTGTCACAGAAATTAATAATCCTACAACAGCTGGTCGTATACCAGCAAAAAATCCTTGCCCTACTGGATGGTAAACTACAAATTGTAAAAGGGTAGCAATGGCTAAGATAATTAAAAAAGAAGGTGTAACAACTCCTAAGGTTGCTGCAATACTCCCAGGTATTCCATGAATTTTATAACCTAAATAAATTGCAGTATTAATTGCAACGGCCCCTGGACCTGATTGACTAACACCTAAAACTTCTAAAAACTCTTTTTCATCCACCCAACCTCGGTGTTCAACTACCTCCCTTTGAATAACGGGGAGCATGGCATATCCTCCGCCAAAAGTAAAAGAACCTACTTTAAAAAAAGAAAAAAATAGTTGAAAAAGCAATTTTAGTCAACCCCTCACAAATTTAACCTTAAACTTTCTTATTCTATTTTATCTATTAATAAGTGAAACTTCAATTAAAAAAATATTAAATATAGTTAATAGTTAATTGCCTAACAAACCAATATTGTGGTATAATTAGGAATGTTGAAGGAGGATGAGACTGATGAAACATATTATAACAATTAACAAAGTTATAGAAAGAGTAGAAATTGGATGCGGAGAGTGTCAAACTTCTTGTCAATCAGCGTGTAAAACTAGCTGTACTGTAGGTAATCAAGTATGCGAAAAAGTAGCCAATTAGGCTGCTTTCTTTCTTTAAGATAAAATATAATATTAGGAGTTGAAAGGAATTGAAGCTACAAAATTATTATAAGTTTAGTAGAAAAGGTATTAACATTTTAATAGATATACCTTCTGGAGCTGTTCATGTAATAGATAAAATAACCGATGAAATCATAAATCAGTTAGAAAAAGGGGTAAAAGCCGAAGAATTAGTAAATGTTTTAAAAGATTATCCTCAACATGAAGTGAAGGGAGCTTTAAAGGAATTACAAGAATTAGTGGAGAAAAATTGTTTATTTACTGAGGATAAAGGAGTAGAAATAACTAAACCCAATGCTAATATAGTCAAAGCCCTATGCTTACATGTTGCCCACGATTGTAACATGAGGTGTAAATATTGTTTTGCTTCCAGTGGTCATTTTGGGGGACAAAGGACTTTGATGGATATAGAAATAGCCAAAAAAGCAGTGGACTTTATTTTGGAAAAATCTGGTCCTAGAAAAAATTGTGAGATTGACTTTTTCGGTGGAGAGCCATTGATGAATTTTCCCCTAATCAAAGAGGTGATTACTTATGCTAGGGAGAGGGAAAAGGAGTATAATAAACATATTAGATTTACATTAACTACCAATGGGTTGGCCCTCACTAAAGAAGTTCAGGATTTTGTTAATGAACATGGACTTAGTACTGTATTAAGTTTAGATGGTAGAAAAGAAGTCAATGACAATATGAGAAAAACTGTTCAAGGAGAAGGAACTTACGAACATATCATAGAGAAGTATAGAGAATTTATCCAAAGTAGAAATAATAGAAATTATTATGTTAGGGGAACATATACCGCTGAGAATCTTGATTTTGCCGAAGATGTTAAACACATTGTTGATCAAGGTTTTTCAGAAGTTTCCGTAGAGCCGGTGGTAGTTACTGAGGATAAAGGATATGCTTTGACCTTCCAACATTTAGATAAATTGAAGGAAGAATATTGGAAGTTGACAGATATCTATTTAGAGTACTATGAAAAGGGGAAACCTTTCAATTTTTTCCATTTTAATATTAACATTGATGGTGGACCTTGTGCCGCCAAAAGGGTAAGTGGCTGTGGAGCTGGAGTGGAATATTTAGCTATAGATCCCCAAGGGGATATTTATCCTTGTCATCAGTTTGTAGGTAATAAAGAGTTTATCATGGGGAATTTAAATACCATCTTTACCGGAGATAAGATTAAAGAAACCTTCCTTCAAAGTTCACTCTTTGAAAAAGAAGATTGCAAACAATGTTGGGCCCGTTATTACTGCGGTGGTGGTTGCCACGCCAATGCCTATTTATATAACAAAGATCTAAAGAAACCTTACAAACTAGGTTGTGAGTTACAAAAAATAAGAACAGAATGTAGTTTATATATTGAAGCAGTTAAAGCGATAAATAAAATCTTGAAATAATTGGATATCCGGAGTATAATATAAATTATGAAAATATAAAAATTTTTTTGTGAAAATTATATTCTCATGAGGGGGAGAAAAAAAGTGGGGAAAAATATAAAGACTAAAAAGAGTAGACATGAGAAGGTTAAAAAGGTTGTTAAAAATAAAAAAAGTAAGTTTAGTTTTACTGATTATATAGCTGTTTCTATTTTCGCAATAATTATAGCAGTTATAGTAGGAAGTATAGGTTATTACTATGCAATTTATCTTCCTCATAGTAGAAGTACTGTGAGTGAGAGGGCTAAGGAATTTACTGAACTATATTTTACTGTTGATTACTTAGATGAAGATTTTTCCTTTGAACCTTTGTATGAATATTTAACTGTGGAGAGAAGAAGGATATTACAACAAGACCAAAATAGAATATTAAATAATAGAAAAATACAGGAATTACAAATGGAAATTCACCAAATAGAGACGGAAACTTTAGAGATCTCTTGGGATAGTGCAAAAGTAAAGGTTATATTTCAATATACTGAAAGGAAAATTGATCAAGAACCTGAAACAAATTGGGGAATTGTCTATTATCATTTTAGAAAAGTAGGAGACCAGTGGTTGATAGAGAGATATTATCCAGGGGAAAAAGAAGAAATAGATAATATTAATGCCCAAAGGTAAACTTTTGGGCACTTTTTCTTATCTACAATTATATTGATGGGCTGTTTTTAAGTAGTTGGCAGCAGACTTTTTAATATTTTCCCTTTCTTCAGGGGTAGTTTCTCTTACCATTTTTCCAGGTACTCCAACTATTAAAGAATTTTTTTCGTAAACTTTACCCGGTGCCACTAGGGAACCGGCACCGACGATGGAACCTTCTTTGATGACAGCATAATCTAAGACTGTGGAGCCCATGCCTATCAAAGTATCACTCTCTATAGTACAGGCATGGAGTATAGCTTTGTGTCCTACTGTTACCCCTTCACCAACAATTAAAGGGCGGTCAGTATCGGCATGTAGAATACAACCATCTTGAATATTAGTATTTTTACCAATAATAATTTTATTAGAATCTCCTCTGATAACAACATAGGGCCAAATACTAACACCTTCTTCAATTTCTACATCCCCGATAATTACAGCGGTTTCGTGGATATATGTATTAGGGTGAATTTTAGGTTTAATGCCTTTGTATTCTTGAATCAAATTAATCTACCTCCTTACCATTATTTTACCTTTACCCTTTAGTTTAAGCAAGGTATTTGAGGGAAATTGTGAAAAATTAGTGTTAATT from Anaerobranca gottschalkii DSM 13577 harbors:
- a CDS encoding TIGR04086 family membrane protein; this encodes MAKFRRSRKKKNYKPEGNAGIKSYLFGVGTSILVTFVLLLVWALVLSVSTIPESSGEIFGIFTIILSVFSGGFVCAMKQGKNGWLSGGIVGLIYFFVVIIIISSIPSLSLSLFSLVNLLLSFIIGGIGGTLALNL
- the yajC gene encoding preprotein translocase subunit YajC, encoding MQGLLETLIGFSPLILVFVFFWFFLIRPQKKQQEQRQKMLNELKKGDKIITIGGIYGTITEINDNKITIRIADKVEVKAEKYAVDKVL
- the queA gene encoding tRNA preQ1(34) S-adenosylmethionine ribosyltransferase-isomerase QueA; amino-acid sequence: MELKDFDFYLPEHLIAQQPTKKRDESRLLVLYKKEKKIEHKKFFQCIDYLNPEDLLIFNDTKVLPARLFGQKESGAKVEVMLLNEVGQGKWECLAKPGKKLKVGSKVVFPLGLEGVVEGDTDFGGKRIQFNKHSGEFLETIDKIGELPLPPYIKEKPEDYNRYQTVYAKKEGAVAAPTAGLHFTEELLNKIREKGIQTAFVTLHVGLGTFRPVQVDNILEHKMHSEFYSLPQETVEAIERCKKNNGRVIAVGTTVVRTLETVGSTEEKLKAKSGWTDIFIYPGYNFKVVDGLFTNFHLPKSTLIMLVSAFAGRETTLWAYEQAVKEGYRFFSFGDSMLII
- the tgt gene encoding tRNA guanosine(34) transglycosylase Tgt — translated: MAVKYTLLKQCPDTGARAGILHTPHGDIETPIFMPVGTLATVKTMEPKDLKEIGAQIILSNTYHLYLRPGHQLVEKAGGLHKFMNWDRPILTDSGGFQVFSLGDLRKISEEGVEFRSHLDGSKHFFTPEKVMEIQNALGSDIIMAFDECIPYPATYEYAKNSLERTTRWLKRCIAAHKNPHSQALFGIIQGGMYLDLRTQSAEEILALDLPGYAVGGLSVGEPKEEMYKVLEHTVPMMPKDKPRYLMGVGSDDALLEGVYRGIDMFDCVLPTRIARNGTAMTSHGRVVVRNAAYSEDFTPLDHNCDCYVCQNFTRAYIRHLVKCNEILGLKLISYHNLYYLLDFMRKIRQSILDGTFPQYYKEKIKLINEGREKQCKDY
- a CDS encoding chromate transporter, which encodes MLLLEIFLSFFKIGIISFGGGYAMIPLIQKEIIGIQGWLTTNEFLDIIAVAEMTPGPIAINSATYIGYKTAGVLGSIVATLGVVTPSFIAMVILAYIINKTKHLPQIKGALKGIVSGVIALIGYATYKMATGVEILQFYNLAICLGAFLIFHFTKKHPVLLLIGFGVIGIFIF
- the scfA gene encoding six-cysteine ranthipeptide SCIFF; amino-acid sequence: MKHIITINKVIERVEIGCGECQTSCQSACKTSCTVGNQVCEKVAN
- the ruvC gene encoding crossover junction endodeoxyribonuclease RuvC, producing the protein MRIMGIDPGLAIVGFGIIDIDGRKVKVVDYGTVQTDSSLSYTDRLLCVGNSLEKILKIYQPDAVAIEELFFNKNSKTAFAISQVRGVIIYTVLKKKIPLFEYTPLQVKQGVVGYGRATKNQVQLMVKTLLNLKEIPKPDDAADGLAVALCHKNFLNLNSITLQGVIK
- the ruvA gene encoding Holliday junction branch migration protein RuvA, yielding MIAFVRGTLLEIEGDSVVIDCGGLGYRIYTPTTTISQQIGDELLLHTYQLVREDDISLYGFVDKQQLNIFKKCISVSGIGPKSALGILNGLKIDQIYHGIHREDYSIFTKISGIGKKTAQRLVLELKDKIKIELENLQNLETIKNVGDDNKFNNLLLDQVIDALLSLGYKRKEVEDSVKRVITSGERDISVIIKEVLKEKGLGR
- the asnB gene encoding asparagine synthase (glutamine-hydrolyzing) yields the protein MCGINGLYYFNQQTGDINNLIRKMAEKMIHRGPDSDGFYVDKGVALGFRRLSIIDIEGANQPLYSENGKIKLLCNGEIYNFKELRQKLIKKGHVFSTKGDAETIIHLYEEYGKDLVHHLRGMFAFILYDSSKEEFLVGRDFFGIKPLYYYVDEEKFACSSELKSLLDIIPSRELDGESLAYYLTYQYVPFEKTMVKNILKLLPGHLMIINKKGVKIERYWKPQFNPVDKPKEEYKEEIKEILLDSVSVHMQSDVPIGCFLSSGIDSTAIACLMSKFRRINTFSVGFEGPNNECIYSSQTAEFLNSIHHKWVIKEEEYFNSIPDFIHFIDEPVADPSAIALYLVSKLASTKVKVVLSGEGADELFAGYGIYQEPLALKRFEILPDSLKKGLNKIIKPLPNFYGKNYLLRGTTPLTHRFLGNAKIFTDEVKDILVNKNLAYKGPFELVKDIYEDYKDLDPVKQMQIIDIYTWLPGDILTKGDKMSMANSLELRVPFLDIEVFKVASQIPTEYSITPTQTKAILREALADIVPDFIVNRKKLGFPVPIAKFLRDKQGQEVLKTIKLSGIGKYINLDYIERLFKIHQKGKADYGRKLWTIYILALWYKMHIKNDSINDTRHISLFKETTKIGKI
- a CDS encoding alpha/beta-type small acid-soluble spore protein; amino-acid sequence: MAKRKHLIPEASSVMERFKYETAEELGLADKVRKVGWKNMTSRECGMVGGMMVKKMIAAMEKLNEER
- a CDS encoding DUF2905 domain-containing protein — protein: MNSGKYLIIIGGIILLLGIYLYFGGKLPPLFRLPGDIVYKGENTTIFIPITTMIIISLILNLILKIFK
- the ruvB gene encoding Holliday junction branch migration DNA helicase RuvB — translated: MEGRIVSANIQREDIDNNTELSLRPKGLAEYIGQNKVKENLAIFIQAAKARKEALDHVLLYGPPGLGKTTLANIIANEMGAGFKVTSGPTIERAGDLAAILSSLQPYDILFIDEIHRLNRAVEEVLYPAMEDFALDIMLGKGPGAQSVRIEIPPFTLVGATTRAGSLSSPLRDRFGVVSKLEFYDEEQLKEIVLRASKILGVQITDDGAGEIARRSRGTPRIANRILKRVRDFAQVKGEGVIDLKTAKEGLNLLEIDELGLDKTDRIIIDTIIECFGGGPVGVESLAATISEEVNTIEDVYEPFLLQIGLISRTPRGRIVTAKGYQHLGKLHKYKLEGGADE
- a CDS encoding chromate transporter encodes the protein MLFQLFFSFFKVGSFTFGGGYAMLPVIQREVVEHRGWVDEKEFLEVLGVSQSGPGAVAINTAIYLGYKIHGIPGSIAATLGVVTPSFLIILAIATLLQFVVYHPVGQGFFAGIRPAVVGLLISVTINMFKKLEGIHSWFLFFLSALSLIFFSTHPAFIILFSALYGGIFLSKNIVKVRGE